A genomic window from Candidatus Neptunochlamydia vexilliferae includes:
- a CDS encoding zinc ribbon domain-containing protein, giving the protein MLLNILSWIAIVVLSVSYWFQIWKIHVHKEVRDISLTYNILLALGFGTLTFTAIEEGSLIFLVKQIMTTIPVIIIIIQVIYHKNDKWHDPALARCSKCKEELERRWSFCPSCGEKRSK; this is encoded by the coding sequence TATTTTATCTTGGATCGCCATTGTTGTCTTATCTGTCAGTTACTGGTTTCAGATTTGGAAGATCCATGTCCATAAAGAAGTTAGGGATATCTCCTTAACCTATAACATCCTACTGGCCCTGGGTTTTGGAACCCTCACCTTTACCGCTATCGAAGAAGGCTCGCTGATTTTCCTTGTCAAACAAATCATGACAACGATCCCTGTCATTATCATTATCATCCAAGTGATCTATCATAAAAATGATAAGTGGCATGACCCCGCTTTAGCTCGATGCTCAAAGTGCAAGGAAGAGCTTGAGCGTCGGTGGAGTTTCTGTCCCAGTTGTGGCGAAAAGCGGAGTAAGTAG